The following are encoded in a window of Thermoanaerobaculia bacterium genomic DNA:
- a CDS encoding MFS transporter: MANPTGTPGSTIAEPDERVVDRAAIALLLYLTLLNVLNFVDRTLIASLGPLLIADLGLSRTEIGLLAGFGFVFFYTLVGILLGLAADRWPRLRLLAGGLALWSAMTAISGLAKSFVHLAIPRIFVGIGEATLTPSALSMLGDAFPRRRLGLATGVYYTGVPLGMATSLLVGSVVAPRFGWRTCFFLLGGLGLLAVLGLRFFREPERRHAAPPAGAPEDPVRSPAIRDLLRDVGRALTGRRELLFVLLGGAFLCYGSGSAMLSVTWLVEERGYPYARAALLAGSMAVGAGILGNLAGGLFGDLCARRFRNGRLWSLAAMTALFTPIGLAFYSMAPGTPLFFACWFVTSAGTSAWFGPLFAAIQELAPSHTRSTMIAFGMLVINLLGVGPGPLVTGMIGDARGLTLGLLSSLLVAGLAIPAFAIAALRGRSEVDGAASLAR, encoded by the coding sequence ATGGCGAACCCGACGGGAACCCCCGGATCGACGATCGCAGAGCCCGACGAGCGCGTCGTCGATCGGGCGGCCATCGCGCTCCTGCTCTACCTCACGCTCTTGAACGTCCTCAACTTCGTCGATCGCACGCTGATCGCCAGTCTCGGTCCCCTGCTGATCGCCGACCTCGGCCTGTCGCGCACCGAGATCGGGCTCCTCGCCGGCTTCGGGTTCGTCTTCTTCTACACGCTGGTCGGAATCCTTCTCGGGCTCGCGGCCGATCGTTGGCCGCGCCTGCGGCTCCTCGCCGGGGGCCTCGCGCTGTGGAGCGCGATGACCGCGATCTCGGGGCTGGCGAAGAGCTTCGTCCACCTCGCCATTCCGCGCATCTTCGTCGGTATCGGCGAGGCGACCCTCACACCTTCGGCGCTGTCGATGCTCGGGGACGCCTTCCCGCGCCGGCGGCTGGGCCTCGCGACCGGCGTCTACTACACCGGCGTGCCGCTCGGCATGGCGACGAGCCTCCTCGTGGGCAGTGTCGTGGCGCCGCGATTCGGCTGGCGGACCTGCTTCTTCCTGCTCGGCGGCCTGGGGCTCCTCGCCGTCCTCGGGCTGCGCTTCTTTCGTGAACCGGAGCGACGGCATGCCGCGCCGCCTGCCGGGGCGCCGGAGGATCCGGTCCGGAGCCCTGCGATCCGCGACCTCCTGCGCGACGTCGGGCGCGCGCTCACCGGGCGCCGCGAGCTCCTCTTCGTGCTGCTCGGCGGAGCGTTCCTCTGCTACGGCTCGGGCTCGGCGATGCTCTCCGTCACCTGGCTCGTCGAGGAGCGCGGCTACCCGTACGCGCGCGCCGCCCTGCTCGCCGGCAGCATGGCGGTCGGCGCCGGAATTCTCGGCAACCTGGCAGGCGGCCTGTTCGGCGACCTCTGCGCCCGGCGCTTCCGCAACGGCAGGCTCTGGAGCCTCGCGGCGATGACCGCGCTCTTCACGCCGATCGGCCTGGCCTTCTACTCGATGGCGCCCGGCACGCCGCTCTTCTTCGCCTGCTGGTTCGTGACCAGCGCCGGCACCTCGGCCTGGTTCGGACCGCTCTTCGCTGCCATCCAGGAGCTCGCGCCCTCTCACACGCGCTCGACGATGATCGCTTTCGGAATGCTGGTCATCAACCTTCTGGGCGTCGGACCCGGGCCGCTCGTGACCGGCATGATCGGCGACGCCCGCGGCCTGACTCTCGGTCTGCTGTCGAGCCTCCTGGTCGCCGGGCTGGCGATCCCCGCCTTCGCGATCGCCGCTCTGCGGGGCCGCA